One part of the Desulfovibrio aminophilus DSM 12254 genome encodes these proteins:
- a CDS encoding dihydroorotate dehydrogenase, with protein sequence MTRRTCRELTVGELTPLGQSERPGEFYRLRLLGPGFDDWKPGQFVMLRPSCWDLELLWGRPFSLAGADEEGISVFFQVVGRGTKRLAGLAPGDRVSVWGPLGNGFALESDTRTLLLAGGVGLAPFLGYAAAHPAPGKLELLFAHRLPLSCYPYAEMAARLRVEAIHEATPADLPRIIAGITEKIAEYAPDGLVLACGPTPFLRTVRQAALDHGVRAQVSLENRMACGVGACLGCVCRDGLGHHVQVCTQGPVFWAGDVQL encoded by the coding sequence ATGACGCGACGGACATGCCGCGAGTTGACGGTAGGGGAACTGACCCCGCTTGGTCAATCGGAAAGACCGGGGGAATTTTATCGGCTGCGCCTGCTCGGTCCAGGATTCGATGACTGGAAGCCCGGGCAGTTCGTCATGCTCCGGCCGTCGTGCTGGGACTTGGAGCTCTTGTGGGGGCGGCCGTTTTCCCTGGCCGGAGCGGACGAGGAGGGCATCTCCGTGTTTTTCCAAGTGGTGGGCCGGGGGACGAAGCGTCTGGCCGGTCTCGCCCCCGGCGACAGGGTCTCGGTCTGGGGTCCGTTGGGCAACGGCTTCGCCCTGGAGTCCGACACGCGCACCCTGCTGCTGGCAGGGGGAGTCGGGCTGGCCCCGTTCCTGGGCTACGCCGCCGCGCATCCAGCGCCCGGGAAACTGGAGTTGCTTTTCGCCCACCGGCTCCCCCTGAGCTGCTATCCCTATGCGGAAATGGCCGCGCGTCTACGCGTCGAGGCCATCCACGAGGCGACCCCGGCGGACCTGCCCCGGATCATCGCGGGGATCACGGAAAAAATCGCGGAATACGCCCCAGACGGATTGGTGCTGGCCTGCGGCCCCACGCCGTTCCTGCGCACCGTGCGCCAGGCCGCCTTGGATCACGGGGTTCGGGCCCAAGTGTCCCTGGAGAACCGCATGGCCTGCGGCGTGGGCGCCTGTCTGGGCTGTGTCTGCCGGGACGGCCTGGGGCATCATGTCCAGGTATGCACCCAGGGACCGGTGTTCTGGGCTGGCGACGTACAGCTCTAG
- a CDS encoding dihydroorotate dehydrogenase gives MDLTTTIAGLRLKNPVLTASGTFGFGLEFEDYGDLRELGGIVVKGLSLKPREGNPMPRLAETPCGMLNAIGIQNPGVECFLKEKLPRLPWRETAIIANLYACGEEEFGELAGVLSAEEGVAALEVNVSCPNVKEGGAAFGQDPVQIGRVTESVKRRAGSKPVIVKLSPNVTDITACARAAESAGADALSAVNTLLGMAVDARTRRPRLANVVGGLSGPAIKPVALRCVFQCVRAVGIPVIGLGGIASADDALEFLLVGATAIQVGTANFLRPDFAFGLARELPEALASAGASNLSEYRGGLILPD, from the coding sequence ATGGACCTGACGACGACCATAGCGGGTTTGCGGCTCAAGAATCCCGTGCTCACCGCCTCGGGCACCTTCGGCTTCGGCCTGGAATTCGAGGATTACGGCGACCTGCGCGAATTGGGCGGCATCGTGGTCAAGGGGCTCTCGCTCAAGCCCCGTGAAGGCAACCCCATGCCGAGGCTGGCCGAGACGCCGTGCGGCATGCTCAACGCCATCGGCATCCAGAATCCCGGCGTGGAATGCTTCCTCAAGGAGAAGCTGCCGCGCCTGCCTTGGCGCGAGACCGCGATCATCGCCAACCTCTATGCCTGCGGGGAGGAGGAGTTCGGCGAGCTGGCGGGAGTGCTTTCGGCCGAGGAAGGTGTGGCGGCCCTGGAGGTCAACGTCTCCTGCCCCAACGTCAAGGAGGGCGGCGCGGCCTTCGGCCAGGATCCGGTCCAGATCGGACGGGTGACGGAGTCGGTGAAGAGGCGGGCCGGAAGCAAGCCGGTCATCGTCAAACTCTCGCCGAACGTCACGGACATCACGGCCTGCGCCCGGGCCGCCGAATCGGCCGGGGCCGACGCCCTTTCGGCCGTGAACACGCTCCTGGGCATGGCCGTGGACGCCCGCACCCGCCGTCCACGCCTGGCCAACGTGGTGGGCGGCCTCTCGGGACCGGCCATCAAGCCAGTGGCCCTGCGCTGCGTGTTCCAATGCGTCCGGGCGGTCGGCATCCCGGTCATCGGCCTGGGCGGCATCGCCTCGGCCGATGACGCCTTGGAATTTCTGCTGGTGGGCGCGACGGCGATCCAGGTGGGCACGGCCAACTTCCTGCGCCCCGACTTCGCCTTCGGGCTGGCCCGAGAATTGCCGGAGGCATTGGCCTCGGCGGGCGCATCCAACCTTTCGGAATACCGAGGAGGGCTGATCCTGCCGGATTGA
- a CDS encoding DUF4198 domain-containing protein encodes MKRIISTLSAAALLLGVAATAWAHFGMVIPNKPMLAQGDKAVDLTISFSHPMEMVGMDMVKPKNFAVYVDGKPQDLLGSLTETKVMDHKAWKASYAVKKPGVYIFAVEPQPYPEPAEDNYIIHYTKTVVAAFGDEDGWDADLGLKAEIVPLSRPFGNYAGNVFQGVVKFKGKPVPNCDVEVEMYNKDGKYEAPTEYMVTQVVKTDQNGVFTYACPKAGWWGFAALNADDEKINGKEVEVGAVLWIYMHDFKTKK; translated from the coding sequence GTGAAACGAATTATCTCCACCCTCTCCGCGGCCGCGCTCCTGCTGGGCGTGGCCGCCACCGCCTGGGCCCACTTCGGCATGGTCATTCCGAACAAGCCCATGCTGGCCCAAGGCGACAAGGCCGTGGACCTGACCATCTCCTTCTCTCATCCCATGGAAATGGTGGGCATGGACATGGTCAAGCCCAAGAATTTCGCCGTGTACGTCGACGGCAAGCCGCAAGATCTGCTGGGTAGTCTGACCGAGACCAAGGTCATGGACCACAAGGCCTGGAAGGCCAGTTATGCGGTGAAGAAGCCCGGCGTGTACATTTTCGCGGTGGAGCCCCAGCCCTATCCCGAACCGGCCGAAGACAACTACATCATTCACTACACCAAGACCGTGGTGGCCGCCTTCGGCGACGAGGACGGCTGGGACGCCGATCTGGGCCTCAAGGCCGAGATCGTGCCGCTGTCCCGTCCCTTCGGCAATTACGCGGGCAACGTCTTCCAGGGCGTGGTCAAGTTCAAGGGCAAGCCCGTGCCCAACTGCGACGTGGAAGTGGAGATGTACAACAAGGACGGCAAGTACGAGGCCCCCACCGAGTACATGGTCACCCAGGTGGTCAAGACCGACCAGAACGGCGTGTTCACCTATGCCTGCCCCAAGGCGGGGTGGTGGGGTTTCGCCGCCCTGAACGCCGACGATGAGAAGATCAACGGCAAGGAAGTGGAAGTTGGCGCGGTTCTCTGGATATACATGCACGACTTCAAGACCAAGAAGTAA
- a CDS encoding OmpP1/FadL family transporter, whose amino-acid sequence MRMWRGGRPSWLFMCMFVCILAVPGVVRAAGFALYEYSARGNAMGGALAATQRPDASAIAFNPATLALMSKPQAVAGVTFITPSATVVRNGVDQKLKDQTFAVPHAYYVQPVNEDVVLGIGEFTRFGLGTKYPYDWAGAAKMYDVLFESYSVAPTVAFRCSDALSIGVGLEVMKAGVDIWRHITFGGSDFDMHLQSEGVAIGANISALYKFNEEWAAGLVIRTPMDLYGSGSVSYSGTRAAPFNAYQEGGMSMTTTLPDSYTLAVSWTPNERFSVEAGATFTRWEQYNNFNYDFDNNPPADTTDWKYWRNVWRLNVGLEYWAMDWLALRAGYVWDQEPIRDGHEDYMVTANDRQLVTGGLGFKWDDLTLDLSYQFLWARDRDNFAISEPFATPNVSFKNNRTHLIGATVGYTF is encoded by the coding sequence ATGAGAATGTGGAGGGGGGGGCGGCCGTCCTGGCTGTTCATGTGCATGTTCGTTTGCATTTTGGCCGTGCCCGGGGTTGTCCGGGCCGCCGGTTTCGCCCTGTATGAATACAGCGCCAGGGGGAACGCCATGGGCGGTGCTTTGGCCGCCACCCAACGCCCCGACGCGTCGGCCATAGCCTTCAATCCTGCCACCCTGGCCCTGATGAGCAAGCCGCAGGCCGTGGCGGGCGTGACCTTCATCACGCCGTCGGCCACCGTCGTGCGGAACGGTGTGGACCAGAAGCTCAAGGATCAGACCTTCGCGGTCCCGCATGCGTATTACGTTCAACCCGTGAACGAGGACGTGGTTCTGGGCATAGGCGAATTCACCCGTTTCGGTCTGGGCACCAAATATCCCTACGACTGGGCGGGCGCGGCCAAAATGTACGACGTGCTCTTCGAATCCTATTCCGTGGCTCCCACCGTGGCTTTCCGTTGTTCGGACGCCTTGAGCATCGGCGTGGGACTGGAGGTCATGAAGGCCGGCGTGGACATCTGGCGGCACATCACGTTTGGCGGCAGTGACTTCGACATGCATCTGCAGTCCGAGGGCGTGGCCATCGGCGCCAACATTTCCGCTCTGTACAAGTTCAACGAGGAGTGGGCCGCGGGCCTTGTCATCCGAACGCCCATGGATCTCTATGGTTCAGGCTCGGTGAGCTACTCCGGCACCAGGGCGGCGCCGTTCAACGCCTATCAGGAAGGCGGCATGAGCATGACCACCACTCTGCCCGACAGCTACACCTTGGCCGTGAGTTGGACGCCCAACGAACGTTTCAGCGTGGAGGCCGGGGCCACCTTCACCCGCTGGGAGCAATACAACAATTTCAATTACGATTTCGACAACAATCCGCCCGCCGACACCACGGACTGGAAGTACTGGCGCAACGTTTGGCGTCTCAACGTGGGCCTGGAATACTGGGCCATGGATTGGCTGGCCCTGCGGGCCGGTTATGTCTGGGACCAGGAACCCATCCGCGACGGCCATGAGGACTACATGGTGACCGCCAACGACCGCCAGTTGGTCACCGGCGGTCTTGGCTTCAAGTGGGATGATCTGACCTTGGACCTCTCCTACCAGTTCCTCTGGGCCAGGGATCGCGACAACTTCGCGATTTCGGAGCCGTTCGCCACGCCCAATGTGAGCTTCAAGAACAACCGCACACACCTCATCGGCGCGACCGTCGGCTATACGTTCTAA
- a CDS encoding energy-coupling factor ABC transporter ATP-binding protein, which yields MISASTLGFSYDDTPALHDVSFGVAAGNLVLLAGANGSGKSTLLAVLAGLASPGAGLLRVADLRLPGQERALRRISRLVVQDADLQILGATVGEDLMLGRSATDEAMVRSMAGRFDLAGAWDQPAHTLSWGMRRKLCLAAALLDDPRLLLLDEPFAGLDYHGTLEMRRILTENRRKSLTQVVAVHDLDPVADLADQMLVLDRGRLVLSGRPAAVMDGVRTHGVRPPCSWLAGRGLVPWDDGYG from the coding sequence ATGATCAGCGCCAGCACTCTCGGCTTCTCCTACGACGATACGCCCGCCCTGCACGACGTGAGCTTCGGCGTCGCGGCGGGAAATCTCGTGCTCCTGGCCGGGGCCAACGGCAGCGGCAAGTCCACGCTTTTAGCCGTTCTCGCCGGTCTGGCAAGCCCAGGCGCCGGTCTGCTGCGCGTGGCCGATCTTCGGCTTCCGGGCCAGGAGCGCGCGTTACGGCGCATCAGCCGTCTCGTAGTCCAGGATGCCGATCTCCAGATCCTTGGGGCCACGGTGGGTGAAGATCTCATGTTGGGGCGATCCGCCACGGATGAGGCCATGGTCCGCTCCATGGCCGGGCGTTTCGACCTGGCCGGGGCCTGGGATCAGCCCGCGCACACGTTGTCCTGGGGCATGCGGCGAAAGCTCTGTCTGGCGGCGGCCTTGCTTGACGATCCGCGCCTGTTGCTCCTGGACGAGCCTTTCGCCGGTCTGGACTATCACGGGACGCTGGAGATGCGGCGCATCCTTACCGAAAATCGCCGGAAAAGTCTGACCCAGGTGGTTGCGGTCCATGACCTGGACCCGGTGGCCGATCTGGCCGACCAGATGCTCGTGCTCGACCGGGGGCGGCTGGTCCTGTCCGGTCGGCCCGCCGCCGTCATGGATGGGGTGCGGACCCATGGCGTACGTCCGCCGTGCTCCTGGCTGGCGGGAAGAGGGCTTGTCCCCTGGGACGACGGGTATGGCTGA
- a CDS encoding MauE/DoxX family redox-associated membrane protein, with translation MKHIRLLLRVTLGLVFLAACWDKLLHPEAFGRIILNYRILPGALVAPLAVLLPWLELLCGLALIVGALSSGAALLCVLFMATFLTAEASALWRGLDIVCGCFSTDPSASGSLSLAMLRDSGLLLLSLAVLSFSQKRQRAE, from the coding sequence ATGAAACACATCAGGCTCCTGCTCCGGGTGACCCTCGGCCTGGTCTTCCTGGCCGCTTGTTGGGACAAATTGCTCCATCCCGAGGCCTTCGGGCGGATCATCCTGAACTACCGCATCCTGCCCGGCGCGTTGGTGGCTCCGTTGGCGGTGCTCCTGCCTTGGCTGGAGCTGCTCTGCGGCCTGGCCCTGATCGTCGGCGCGCTTTCCAGTGGCGCGGCCCTGCTCTGCGTGCTGTTCATGGCCACGTTCCTCACGGCCGAGGCTTCGGCCCTCTGGCGCGGCCTGGACATCGTCTGCGGCTGTTTCAGCACGGACCCTTCGGCCTCGGGCAGCCTTTCCCTGGCCATGCTGCGCGACAGCGGCCTGCTGCTCCTCTCCCTGGCCGTGCTGTCGTTTTCACAAAAACGACAACGCGCCGAGTAG
- a CDS encoding rhodanese-like domain-containing protein, translated as MSWSVRRAFREALLLVLLALPLAAGVNAIRPNGLPLLENFAEREAAAARARFKTLSPLQAAELLKQGRAVFVDARQPDAFAMAHVPKAVNLTPAQAAAGEGRDLPRDKTIVIYCDGMACGASHAVAEELLRHGLDVAVLDNGIEGWIMTRGPLERAE; from the coding sequence ATGAGTTGGTCCGTACGCCGCGCGTTCAGGGAAGCGCTCCTGCTGGTGCTCTTGGCTCTGCCTCTGGCGGCGGGAGTCAACGCCATCCGCCCCAATGGGCTGCCGCTGTTGGAAAATTTCGCGGAGCGCGAAGCCGCCGCCGCACGCGCCCGCTTCAAGACCCTCTCACCGCTCCAGGCGGCGGAACTGCTGAAGCAAGGCCGGGCCGTCTTCGTTGACGCGCGCCAACCCGATGCGTTCGCCATGGCCCATGTACCCAAGGCCGTCAATTTGACACCGGCGCAGGCGGCGGCCGGTGAAGGCCGGGATCTGCCCCGGGACAAAACCATCGTGATCTACTGCGACGGCATGGCCTGCGGCGCGAGCCACGCGGTGGCCGAGGAACTGCTTCGGCACGGCCTGGACGTGGCCGTGCTGGACAACGGCATCGAAGGCTGGATCATGACCCGCGGGCCCCTGGAGCGCGCGGAATGA
- a CDS encoding rhodanese-like domain-containing protein, whose product MLQMTAEEARRFLESRAAEEHVLVDVRQPFEYQEFHLPGARLIPLGELPERAGELKRDKLVLVYCRSGSRSVAAAGLLEGLGFSRVINLQGGIAAWQGGVAIGPGHQGLNFCLVAADKGDVLLLACGMEMILQEFYEDLMARAESQDVRLAFRQLAGFEVRHRERLYRLHVKEDAGAQDRASFEDQARSRIRNARGEEMAEGGVEPGHFLENMGLRATQARDALELAMQFEAQALDFYLRCSEQEPADAEKAKMLLQLGQEERAHLRMLGGLLERRAERG is encoded by the coding sequence ATGTTGCAGATGACCGCTGAGGAGGCCCGACGTTTTTTGGAAAGCCGCGCGGCCGAGGAGCATGTCCTGGTGGATGTCCGGCAGCCCTTCGAATATCAGGAATTCCATCTGCCGGGAGCGCGTCTCATCCCCCTGGGGGAATTGCCGGAACGTGCGGGTGAACTCAAGCGGGACAAGCTGGTGCTGGTGTATTGCCGTTCAGGAAGCCGCAGCGTGGCCGCCGCCGGTCTGCTGGAGGGCCTGGGATTCTCCCGAGTGATCAACCTGCAGGGCGGTATCGCGGCTTGGCAGGGCGGCGTGGCCATCGGTCCTGGCCATCAGGGGCTGAATTTCTGCCTTGTTGCGGCGGACAAGGGAGATGTGCTCCTTCTGGCTTGCGGCATGGAGATGATCCTGCAGGAATTTTACGAAGATCTCATGGCTCGGGCCGAAAGCCAGGACGTTCGCCTGGCTTTTCGGCAATTGGCCGGTTTCGAGGTGCGGCACCGGGAGCGGCTCTACCGTCTTCATGTCAAGGAGGATGCCGGGGCTCAGGACAGGGCGTCCTTCGAGGATCAGGCTCGGAGCCGGATCAGAAACGCGCGTGGTGAGGAAATGGCCGAAGGCGGCGTGGAGCCCGGGCATTTCTTGGAAAACATGGGCCTGCGCGCGACCCAGGCTCGGGATGCACTGGAGCTGGCCATGCAGTTCGAAGCCCAGGCCCTGGACTTTTATCTTCGTTGTTCCGAGCAGGAGCCGGCCGACGCCGAAAAGGCCAAGATGCTTTTGCAGCTCGGGCAGGAGGAGCGAGCCCATCTGCGCATGCTCGGCGGGTTGCTGGAGCGTCGTGCCGAGCGAGGCTAG
- a CDS encoding DMT family transporter, with protein MIRGMLYSVISAICYGLMAIMAKLGFAAGMDTWGMLQHRFAFGALILAVVLLIRNPAALRPSPRLLAKAALLGCVFYVFQSVLFFMALERIPASTTALVFYFYPVAVTLLSALIFRLRIDRCVVASLTLVMLGCALVFYDAFLKGLSGAGVFYALASMILFSAYLIAVQLLLKNEEPLQATFFVVLFAALAFTVINGPGTILQLNSFERLGIGLSLGIIPTAVAISLLYLAIEKIGSAWTSIFSTFEPVATLAAAGLILGEQVVALQLFGVAFIVAGIVLPNARMLTARKVTGTKAA; from the coding sequence ATGATCCGGGGTATGCTCTATTCCGTCATTTCGGCCATCTGCTACGGCCTGATGGCCATCATGGCCAAGCTCGGCTTCGCGGCGGGCATGGATACATGGGGCATGCTCCAGCACCGCTTCGCCTTCGGCGCGCTCATCCTGGCCGTGGTCCTGCTCATCCGCAATCCCGCCGCCCTGCGGCCAAGCCCCCGCCTCCTGGCCAAGGCCGCGCTGCTGGGTTGCGTGTTCTATGTCTTCCAGAGCGTGCTCTTCTTCATGGCTCTGGAGCGGATTCCGGCCTCCACAACGGCCCTGGTCTTCTATTTCTATCCCGTGGCCGTGACCCTGCTCTCGGCCCTCATCTTCCGCCTGCGCATCGACCGCTGCGTCGTCGCCTCGCTCACCCTGGTCATGCTCGGATGCGCCCTGGTCTTCTACGACGCTTTCCTCAAGGGACTCTCGGGCGCAGGTGTGTTCTACGCCCTGGCCTCCATGATCCTGTTCTCCGCCTATCTCATCGCGGTACAGCTCCTGCTGAAGAACGAAGAGCCGCTCCAGGCCACGTTCTTCGTGGTCCTGTTCGCGGCCCTGGCCTTCACCGTGATCAACGGCCCGGGAACTATCCTCCAGCTGAACTCCTTCGAGCGCCTGGGCATCGGCCTGAGCCTGGGCATCATCCCCACTGCCGTGGCCATTTCCCTGCTCTATCTGGCCATCGAAAAGATCGGCAGCGCCTGGACCTCCATCTTCTCCACCTTCGAACCCGTGGCCACCCTTGCTGCGGCCGGGCTGATCCTCGGTGAGCAGGTGGTGGCCCTGCAACTCTTCGGCGTGGCTTTCATCGTGGCTGGAATCGTCCTGCCCAACGCCCGTATGCTCACGGCCCGCAAGGTCACGGGGACGAAAGCCGCCTAG
- a CDS encoding TlyA family RNA methyltransferase: MAARERADQLLALRGLAESREKAKRLVMAGQAFVIERGQKTPIAKPGQMLPADAELLVEGVERFVSRGGFKLLTAVERLGFDPSGMICLDAGASTGGFTDCLLQHGAVRVYAADVGYGQLHWKLRQDPRVVVLERVNLKEPPDALLPELVDCITADVSFISVTRVLEGCLRFLKPGGLAAVLVKPQFELGPGRTDKGVVRDEADREEAVETVLRFCERLGLTCLGRVAADIRGPKGNQEYLILLKKLGG, from the coding sequence ATGGCCGCGCGGGAGCGGGCCGACCAGCTCCTGGCGCTGCGGGGCCTGGCCGAAAGTCGCGAAAAGGCCAAGCGCCTCGTCATGGCGGGCCAGGCCTTCGTCATCGAACGCGGGCAGAAGACGCCCATCGCCAAGCCCGGCCAGATGCTCCCGGCCGATGCCGAACTGCTGGTGGAGGGTGTGGAACGCTTCGTCAGCCGAGGCGGTTTCAAGCTGCTCACGGCCGTCGAACGATTGGGCTTCGACCCCTCGGGCATGATTTGTCTGGACGCCGGAGCCTCCACCGGCGGATTCACCGACTGCCTGCTCCAGCACGGCGCGGTCCGCGTCTACGCCGCGGACGTGGGCTACGGCCAGTTGCACTGGAAGCTGCGCCAGGATCCGCGCGTTGTGGTTCTGGAGCGGGTCAACCTCAAAGAGCCTCCGGACGCCCTTCTTCCCGAACTCGTGGACTGCATCACGGCCGACGTCTCCTTCATTTCCGTAACCCGCGTGTTGGAAGGCTGTTTGCGTTTTCTCAAACCCGGCGGACTGGCCGCCGTGCTCGTCAAGCCCCAGTTCGAGCTGGGGCCGGGCCGCACGGACAAGGGAGTGGTGCGCGACGAGGCGGATCGGGAAGAGGCCGTGGAGACGGTTCTCCGGTTCTGCGAGAGGCTGGGCTTGACCTGCCTCGGACGGGTCGCCGCGGACATCCGCGGCCCGAAGGGCAACCAGGAATACTTGATCCTGCTCAAAAAGCTTGGCGGGTAG
- the thrC gene encoding threonine synthase — MNPHFPSYRGVMEYHCLGCGKTYGIDELLYTCPECGGVFLLRDTTFDSLKKTSGREWREIFDARAASKNPALRGIFRFYELMAPVLEPEDIVCLGEGNTPIVESSPALREITGLRTAYKNDGQNPSASFKDRGMACAFSYLRNCIRRQGWDQVLTVCASTGDTSASAALYAAYVGGPIKSVVLLPHGKVTPQQLAQPLGSGAIVLEVPGVFDDCMKVVEYLADNYRVALLNSKNAWRILGQESYAFEVAQWYGWDMAGKCVFVPIGNAGNITAVMAGFLKLLDLGVIETLPRIFGVQSHHADPVYRYYAVDDPAKRSYAPVPVTPSVAQAAMIGNPVSFPRVKHFAERYETLGGENAFQVLQVTEQAIIEGMLLANRHGHIACTQGGECLAGARRAKELGLLSDDESCILDATAHHLKFVGFQQQYFDNTFPAEFGITPDPTLANRPELILQPEDKASLSPEEYTAKAAVNVVRRLGLTKR, encoded by the coding sequence ATGAACCCGCACTTTCCTTCCTACCGCGGCGTCATGGAATACCACTGCCTGGGCTGCGGCAAGACCTACGGCATCGACGAACTGCTCTACACCTGCCCAGAATGCGGCGGCGTCTTCCTGCTGCGCGACACGACCTTCGACAGTCTGAAGAAGACCTCCGGCCGAGAATGGCGCGAGATCTTCGACGCCCGCGCGGCATCCAAGAACCCGGCCCTGCGCGGCATCTTCCGCTTCTACGAACTCATGGCCCCAGTGCTGGAGCCCGAGGACATCGTCTGCCTGGGCGAGGGCAACACGCCCATCGTGGAATCCAGCCCGGCCCTGCGGGAGATCACGGGTCTGCGCACGGCCTACAAGAACGACGGCCAGAATCCGAGCGCGTCCTTCAAGGACCGGGGCATGGCCTGCGCCTTCAGCTATCTGCGCAACTGCATCCGCCGTCAGGGTTGGGACCAGGTGCTCACGGTCTGCGCCTCCACGGGCGACACCTCGGCTTCGGCGGCCCTCTACGCCGCCTACGTCGGCGGCCCGATCAAGAGCGTGGTCCTCCTGCCCCACGGCAAGGTCACTCCGCAGCAGCTGGCCCAACCCCTGGGCAGCGGGGCCATCGTCCTGGAAGTTCCCGGGGTCTTCGACGATTGCATGAAGGTGGTCGAATACCTAGCCGACAACTACCGAGTGGCCTTGCTCAACTCCAAGAACGCCTGGCGCATCCTGGGCCAGGAGTCCTACGCCTTCGAGGTGGCCCAATGGTACGGCTGGGACATGGCCGGGAAGTGCGTCTTCGTGCCCATCGGCAACGCCGGCAACATCACCGCGGTCATGGCCGGTTTCCTCAAGCTCCTGGACCTTGGCGTCATCGAGACCCTGCCGCGCATCTTCGGCGTGCAATCCCACCACGCCGACCCGGTCTACCGCTACTACGCCGTGGACGACCCGGCCAAGCGGAGCTACGCGCCCGTGCCCGTGACCCCGAGCGTGGCCCAGGCGGCCATGATCGGCAACCCGGTCTCCTTCCCGCGCGTGAAACACTTCGCCGAGCGCTACGAGACCCTGGGCGGCGAGAATGCCTTCCAGGTGCTCCAAGTCACGGAACAGGCCATCATCGAGGGCATGCTCCTAGCCAACCGTCACGGCCACATCGCCTGCACCCAGGGCGGCGAATGCCTGGCCGGCGCTCGCCGGGCCAAGGAGCTGGGCCTGCTCTCCGACGACGAGTCCTGCATCCTGGACGCCACGGCCCATCACCTGAAATTCGTGGGCTTCCAGCAGCAGTATTTCGACAACACCTTCCCGGCGGAGTTCGGAATCACGCCCGATCCGACCCTGGCCAACCGCCCCGAATTGATCCTCCAGCCCGAGGACAAGGCCTCCCTGAGCCCGGAGGAATATACGGCCAAGGCCGCCGTCAACGTAGTCCGGCGTCTGGGCCTGACGAAACGCTGA